Proteins from a genomic interval of Xylocopa sonorina isolate GNS202 chromosome 4, iyXylSono1_principal, whole genome shotgun sequence:
- the LOC143422652 gene encoding fatty acyl-CoA reductase 1-like, giving the protein MNEVCERLKLDSKSNSKNNDNSQIRRFYAGKVILLTGFTGFLGTIILEKLLRTCTEIGKIYIMIREKKGVKIDERIKKYFENPIFNTLRDANPHFMQKVVPFHGDLIETDLGLSEEDRRCLIENVNIIIHNASMVYFNAKVSKILRTNVIGTQKMLELGLECPRLEAFVYVSTAYSHHYNKTIEENFYPPPVDLNVIKDMIQADEENATGLSQTATNEIVGKWSNLYAFSKATTEGLVETFSRKTSLPCIIYRPSIITLSMEEPIPGWVGNKNGPLQMVMSSTLGFMHLLPTSKDGILDVIPVDLTTNGLLALIWDYVVHRQSKEPQVYNYGSSDWYPYNYGEGYKAFRIAWKEQPPLKMVWYPFIIFVTNFYTFLSLHVLFHVLPASIVDLILVIRRKKPFAVKMLLLLGKHYDALFRFINEKWIIKTDKLKNIQNYMNAADLEEFPFNVETVDCLLIVSSKIN; this is encoded by the exons ATGAACGAGGTGTGCGAAAGATTGAAACTCGACAGTAAGAGTAATTCAAAGAACAATGACAATAGTCAAATTAGAAGGTTCTACGCCGGCAAAGTAATATTGCTCACGGGGTTCACGGGTTTTTTGGGCACCATCATTTTGGAGAAACTATTGCGCACGTGTACTGAAATTGGCAAAATCTATATCATGATTCGAGAGAAAAAGGGTGTAAAAATTGATGAACGGATAAAGAAGTACTTTGAAAATCCT ATATTCAATACACTACGCGATGCCAATCCACATTTCATGCAGAAAGTTGTTCCTTTTCACGGTGACCTTATAGAAACCGACTTAGGTCTCTCGGAAGAGGATCGTCGTTGTTTGATagaaaatgtaaatattataaTTCACAACGCCTCGATGGTATACTTTAACGCAAAAGTGTCCAAAATCCTACGAACAAACGTTATTGGCACGCAAAAGATGCTGGAACTAGGGTTGGAATGCCCCCGATTGGAAGCATTTGTGTACGTTTCGACGGCGTACTCGCATCACTACAACAAAACGATCGAGGAAAATTTTTATCCACCACCGGTTGATTTGAATGTGATTAAGGACATGATACAGGCTGATGAGGAGAACGCAACTGGCCTTAGTCAAACCGCGACAAACGAAATCGTTGGAAAATGGTCCAATTTGTATGCCTTCAGTAAAGCCACCACTGAGGGTTTAGTCGAAACTTTCAGCAGAAAAACATCGCTACCTTGTATAATCTACAGACCTTCCATAA TTACGTTGTCGATGGAAGAACCGATTCCAGGGTGGGTTGGAAATAAAAATGGACCTCTACAAATGGTTATGTCAAGCACGTTGGGTTTTATGCATTTACTACCGACATCCAAAGATGGTATTCTAGATGTGATTCCAGTTGATTTAACGACCAATGGACTTCTAGCACTGATTTGGGATTATGTCGTACATAG GCAATCGAAAGAACCACAAGTGTACAATTATGGATCATCCGACTGGTATCCATACAACTATGGAGAAGGATACAAAGCATTTCGAATAGCATGGAAGGAACAGCCACCATTGAAGATGGTATGGTACCCGTTCATAATCTTTGTTACCAATTTTTATACGTTTCTCAGCCTTCACGTGCTGTTTCATGTCCTTCCTGCTAGTATCGTGGATTTAATCCTTGTTATTCGGAGGAAAAAGCCGTT CGCGGTGAAGATGTTGTTACTACTGGGAAAACATTACGATGCGTTATTTCGGTTCATAAATGAGAAATGGATCATAAAAACGGATAAACTCAAAAACATCCAAAATTATATGAATGCTGCCGATTTGGAGGAATTTCCCTTTAATGTGGAAACAGTCGACTG CTTGCTTATAGTGTCCTCGAAAATTAATTGA
- the LOC143423027 gene encoding fatty acyl-CoA reductase 1-like, with translation MNEVCESLKLDSKSNSKNNDNSQIKRFYAGKVILLTGFTGFLGTIILEKLLRTCTEIGKIYIMIREKKGVKIDERIKKYFENPIFNTLRDANPHFMQKVVPFHGDLIEIDLGLSKEDRRCLIENVNIIIHNASMVYFNAKVSKILRTNVIGTQKMLELGLECPRLEAFVYVSTAYSHHYNKTIEENFYPPPVDLKVIKDMIQADEENATGLSQTATNEIVGKWSNLYAFSKATTEGLVETFSRKTSLPCIIYRPSIIMLSMEEPIPGWVGNKNGPMQMVTSSTLGFMHIVPSSIDGVIDVIPVDLATNGLLALIWDYVVHRQSKEPQVFNYGSSDWNPYSYRVGYEAFQIAWKEQPPLKMVWYPFVIFVTNFYAFLGLHVLFHVLPAIIVDLILVIRRKKPLAVKMLLLLVKNYDALFRFINGNWIIKTDKLKSIQNYMNAADLKEFPFDLKTVDWYRFSTLCIILVRQILHDPLETIPAARRKYQRFMVLHYIVCGVFIFFILFFLYRIAYIIFN, from the exons ATGAACGAGGTGTGCGAAAGTTTGAAACTCGACAGTAAGAGTAATTCAAAGAACAATGACAATAGTCAAATTAAAAGGTTCTACGCCGGCAAAGTAATATTGCTCACGGGGTTCACGGGTTTTTTGGGCACCATCATTTTGGAGAAACTATTGCGTACGTGTACTGAAATTGGCAAAATCTATATCATGATTCGAGAGAAAAAGGGTGTAAAAATCGATGAACGTATAAAGAAGTACTTTGAAAATCCT ATATTCAATACACTACGCGATGCCAATCCACATTTCATGCAGAAAGTTGTTCCTTTTCACGGTGACCTTATAGAAATCGACTTAGGTCTCTCGAAAGAGGATCGTCGTTGTTTGATagaaaatgtaaatattataaTTCACAACGCCTCGATGGTATACTTTAACGCAAAAGTGTCCAAAATCCTACGAACAAACGTTATTGGCACGCAAAAGATGCTGGAACTAGGGTTGGAATGCCCCCGATTGGAAGCATTTGTGTACGTTTCGACGGCGTACTCGCATCACTACAACAAAACGATCGAGGAAAATTTTTATCCACCACCGGTTGATTTGAAAGTGATTAAGGACATGATACAGGCTGATGAGGAGAACGCAACTGGCCTTAGTCAAACCGCGACAAACGAAATCGTTGGAAAATGGTCCAATTTGTATGCCTTCAGTAAAGCCACCACTGAGGGTTTAGTCGAAACTTTCAGCAGAAAAACATCGCTACCTTGTATAATCTACAGACCTTCCATAA TTATGTTGTCGATGGAAGAACCGATTCCAGGGTGGGTTGGAAATAAAAATGGTCCTATGCAAATGGTTACGTCAAGCACGTTGGGTTTTATGCACATAGTACCGTCATCTATAGATGGTGTTATAGATGTGATTCCAGTTGATTTAGCGACCAATGGTCTTCTAGCACTGATTTGGGATTATGTCGTACATAG GCAATCGAAAGAACCACAAGTGTTCAATTATGGATCGTCCGACTGGAATCCATATAGCTATAGAGTAGGATACGAGGCATTTCAAATAGCATGGAAGGAACAGCCACCATTGAAGATGGTATGGTACCCGTTCGTGATCTTTGTTACCAATTTTTATGCGTTTTTGGGCCTTCACGTGCTGTTTCATGTCCTTCCTGCTATTATCGTGGATTTAATCCTTGTTATTCGGAGGAAAAAGCCGTT AGCGGTGAAAATGTTGTTGCTGCTGGTAAAAAACTACGATGCGTTATTTCGGTTCATAAATGGGAATTGGATCATAAAAACGGATAAACTCAAAAGCATCCAAAATTATATGAATGCTGCCGATTTGAAGGAATTTCCCTTTGATCTGAAAACGGTCGACTGGTACAGATTTTCTACATTATGTATAATTCTTGTCCGACAAATTTTACACGATCCGTTAGAGACGATCCCTGCTGCAAGGAGAAAATATCAGAGATTCATGGTGCTTCATTATATTGTTTGTGGTgtctttatattttttatattattttttttgtACAGAATAGCATATATTATTTTCAATTAa
- the LOC143422653 gene encoding fatty acyl-CoA reductase 1-like — MNEMEKNLKFPDESSNLGNNEDSQIRKYYAGKVILLTGFTGFLGTIILEKLLRTCTEVTRIYVMIREKRGMAIEERLSKYFKNTIFDKLREANPNFMEKVVPIYGDLQKADLGFSPEIRRNIVETVNIIIHNASMVYFEAKISCLLRINVIGTQKMLELGLECSHLEVFTYVSTAYSHHYVKTIEEIFYPPPVYLDVIEDMIRADEENETGLSKTVVDAIVGKWTNIYAFSKAMAEHVVERFSRKTSLPCIVYRPSIIVPSYKEPVPQWVGNQNGPIKIMLSISLGILHVVHARSTCRLDTVPVDMATNSLLAIIHNYAVNRESNEPQVYNYASSDWNPVNLKMIYEGYSTVAEKYPSQKIVWYPFAFFVTNFFVFVVLHTLFHVIPGMLVDLYLIIQGKSAVAMKVLFALAKNHHVLLRFMNGDWTIKADKIRHIKDNMTAADSNQFLLDLGLINWYEEIRWGLLITCREAVKDPIETLPAARRKYQRLKIAHYTSCSLIVILFLYYLYRLTGRCVEFY; from the exons ATGAACGAGATggagaagaatttgaaattccCCGATGAGAGTAGTAATTTGGGAAACAATGAAGATAGTCAAATTCGAAAGTATTACGCCGGCAAAGTAATACTGCTGACGGGGTTCACGGGTTTTTTGGGCACCATCATTTTGGAGAAACTCCTACGCACGTGTACCGAAGTCACCAGAATTTATGTCATGATTCGGGAGAAGAGGGGTATGGCAATCGAGGAACGGCTGAGCAAATACTTTAAAAATACC ATATTCGATAAATTGCGGGAAGCGAATCCAAACTTTATGGAGAAAGTAGTGCCCATTTACGGTGATCTTCAAAAAGCCGATTTAGGCTTCTCGCCGGAGATTCGACGGAATATAGTTGAGACCGTGAACATAATAATTCATAACGCGTCGATGGTGTACTTCGAAGCGAAAATATCCTGTCTTTTACGGATAAACGTTATCGGTACGCAAAAGATGCTCGAGCTGGGATTGGAGTGCTCTCATTTGGAGGTATTCACGTACGTTTCGACGGCATACTCGCATCACTACGTCAAGACGATCGAGGAAATTTTTTATCCACCACCGGTTTATTTGGACGTGATCGAGGACATGATACGAGCCGACGAAGAGAACGAAACTGGGCTTAGCAAGACAGTGGTCGACGCAATCGTTGGAAAATGGACTAACATATACGCCTTCAGCAAAGCCATGGCCGAGCATGTCGTAGAAAGATTTAGTAGGAAAACATCGCTTCCTTGCATTGTTTATAGGCCCTCGATAA TTGTACCGTCGTACAAAGAACCGGTTCCCCAATGGGTCGGAAACCAAAACGGGCCCATAAAAATAATGCTATCAATCTCACTGGGCATATTGCACGTTGTGCACGCCCGCAGTACCTGTCGCCTAGACACGGTTCCGGTTGACATGGCGACTAACAGTCTATTGGCAATAATCCACAACTATGCCGTGAATAG GGAATCGAACGAGCCACAGGTATACAATTACGCATCGTCCGACTGGAATCCTGTCAACTTAAAGATGATATACGAGGGATATTCGACAGTGGCAGAGAAGTATCCGTCGCAAAAAATAGTCTGGTACCCATTTGCGTTCTTCGTAACCAATTTCTTCGTGTTTGTTGTTCTTCACACCTTATTCCACGTTATTCCTGGTATGCTCGTTGATTTGTACCTTATCATCCAAGGGAAAAGCGCAGT aGCAATGAAAGTACTATTCGCGTTAGCGAAAAACCACCATGTACTACTTCGCTTCATGAACGGCGATTGGACCATAAAAGCGGATAAAATAAGACATATAAAAGATAATATGACCGCCGCCGACTCGAATCAATTCCTACTTGATTTGGGCCTAATCAATTGGTACGAAGAGATAAGATGGGGTTTGCTTATCACTTGTCGAGAGGCTGTAAAGGATC